Proteins encoded in a region of the Mucilaginibacter sabulilitoris genome:
- a CDS encoding lysylphosphatidylglycerol synthase domain-containing protein, with amino-acid sequence MTTSTKKIISFSLKAAVLVMAAWYIYHQFYKKNDDLKQFKALTARIDSTHVFVAMGIVVLLMVVNWVLEAFKWRYLTKNLVNITIWESIEAVFCGLTWAISTPNRVGEYGGRVMFLPNRKRIHGVFAMAVGAFGQIIMTNLLGLIAIIWFVYLFIPVSTWLFCLIILVSALTLAILLIFFFHIKWIVNLLDRIGFLKKYHKFFEIMGRYKTNELIRILGFSMARYVTFTIQYCIVFHLLIPDFAYFPMVMILFVYFFITSALPSLDLLDVGVRSFTASHLFAYVTDQKIAVIAGVSSIWLINLIIPAILGSLFVFKLKFFDRTA; translated from the coding sequence TTGACTACTTCTACCAAGAAAATAATATCCTTTTCGCTCAAAGCCGCCGTATTGGTAATGGCTGCCTGGTATATATACCACCAGTTCTATAAAAAAAACGACGATCTCAAACAATTTAAAGCTTTAACGGCCCGTATAGATAGTACCCATGTATTTGTAGCCATGGGTATTGTAGTTTTGCTGATGGTGGTTAACTGGGTGCTTGAAGCCTTTAAGTGGAGGTATCTTACCAAAAATCTGGTTAATATTACCATATGGGAATCAATTGAGGCTGTTTTCTGTGGGCTTACCTGGGCTATTTCAACTCCAAACCGGGTTGGCGAGTATGGCGGCCGGGTAATGTTTTTACCCAATCGCAAACGTATCCATGGGGTTTTTGCCATGGCAGTGGGCGCTTTTGGTCAAATTATCATGACCAACCTGTTGGGTTTAATTGCTATAATTTGGTTTGTTTATCTCTTTATCCCGGTAAGTACCTGGCTTTTTTGTTTAATAATATTGGTGTCGGCACTTACTTTAGCCATATTACTGATATTTTTCTTCCACATTAAATGGATAGTAAACCTGCTCGACCGTATTGGTTTCCTGAAAAAGTACCATAAATTTTTTGAAATCATGGGACGGTACAAAACCAATGAACTCATCAGGATACTGGGCTTTAGTATGGCCCGCTATGTAACTTTTACCATTCAGTATTGTATTGTATTCCATTTGCTTATTCCCGATTTTGCCTATTTCCCTATGGTGATGATACTGTTTGTATACTTTTTTATCACATCGGCGTTACCATCGCTTGATTTGCTTGATGTGGGGGTACGCAGCTTTACGGCTTCACATTTATTTGCTTATGTAACCGATCAAAAAATTGCTGTGATCGCGGGTGTGTCGTCAATATGGCTCATAAATTTAATTATTCCAGCTATTTTAGGATCTTTATTCGTTTTTAAACTCAAATTCTTTGATCGCACTGCATAG
- a CDS encoding dienelactone hydrolase family protein — protein sequence MKKLILLTLLICFSAVTFGQRRVVCCSKPSATRQFAMLASSSTFRMAHKTPTPIHFQSAIGKSVTYKTPDGKESTAYMLKAKKATNNYILVIHEWWGLNDFVKRESEKIYNDLGNVNIIDIDLYDGKVATTREDAGKFMQAVNEDRAKAIINGAITYTGAKAHIATIGWCFGGGWSLQTSLLAGKKAVGCVMYYGMPEQDVNRLKTLNADVLGNFANKDQWINPKVVAKFDADMKRAGKKVYLHQYDADHGFANPSNPVYDSNATKDAYANTITFLKARLK from the coding sequence ATGAAAAAACTTATTCTACTCACTTTACTTATTTGCTTTAGTGCTGTTACCTTCGGCCAACGGCGTGTGGTGTGCTGCAGTAAGCCATCGGCAACAAGGCAATTTGCTATGCTGGCATCCAGCTCAACATTCAGGATGGCCCATAAAACACCAACGCCTATTCATTTTCAAAGTGCCATAGGGAAATCTGTAACTTATAAAACCCCTGATGGTAAAGAGTCAACCGCTTATATGCTGAAGGCAAAAAAAGCAACTAATAACTATATACTGGTTATTCATGAGTGGTGGGGGCTGAATGATTTTGTAAAGCGTGAATCGGAAAAAATATACAATGACCTGGGTAATGTAAATATTATTGATATTGATTTGTACGATGGCAAAGTGGCCACTACCCGCGAAGATGCCGGTAAATTTATGCAGGCAGTAAACGAAGATAGGGCAAAAGCCATAATTAACGGAGCTATTACCTACACGGGTGCTAAAGCACATATTGCCACCATTGGCTGGTGTTTTGGTGGTGGCTGGAGTTTGCAAACCAGCTTGCTGGCCGGTAAAAAAGCCGTTGGCTGCGTAATGTATTATGGCATGCCCGAGCAGGATGTTAATCGGTTAAAAACATTAAATGCCGATGTATTAGGCAACTTTGCCAATAAAGATCAATGGATAAACCCTAAAGTGGTTGCCAAATTTGATGCTGATATGAAAAGGGCGGGTAAAAAAGTTTACCTGCACCAATATGATGCCGACCATGGTTTTGCGAACCCCAGTAACCCTGTTTATGACAGTAATGCCACTAAGGACGCTTACGCCAATACCATAACTTTTTTAAAGGCACGTTTAAAATAA
- a CDS encoding FAD binding domain-containing protein produces the protein MKQFQYVRPATQQAVLAVINKPGTKIIAGGTNLVDLMKRGVTAPDKLVDINQLPLKNITSTPKGLLIGALALNSVVSENKLVIEKQPLLSMALKAGASPQLRNMATVGGNMMQRTRCSYFYDTAMPCNKRAPGSGCGAYEGVNRMHAIFGASSQCIAVHPSDMCVGLAALDAVVVIAGKKGERRLPFTEFHRLPGDHPEMDNHLAPGELIVGVEIPDNNFAKNSYYLKIRDRQSYAFALVSVAAGLDIENGVIRNARLAMGGVAHKPWRLFDAEKSLTGKPVSEESFQQAAQLAMQGAKGYGHNAFKLKMAPAGITEALKHAAGLV, from the coding sequence ATGAAACAATTTCAATATGTTCGTCCCGCCACACAACAAGCCGTGCTGGCTGTTATCAATAAGCCCGGTACAAAAATAATAGCAGGCGGTACCAATCTGGTCGACCTCATGAAACGGGGAGTGACCGCGCCCGATAAGCTTGTTGATATAAATCAATTACCACTTAAAAATATAACATCAACCCCTAAAGGCTTACTTATAGGGGCGTTGGCCCTCAATAGCGTAGTATCAGAAAATAAGCTGGTTATTGAAAAGCAGCCGCTTTTATCAATGGCCCTTAAGGCCGGGGCATCGCCGCAATTGCGTAATATGGCTACTGTTGGCGGTAATATGATGCAGCGTACCCGCTGCTCCTATTTTTATGATACCGCTATGCCTTGTAATAAACGTGCTCCCGGTTCTGGTTGTGGCGCTTATGAAGGGGTTAACCGCATGCACGCCATATTTGGTGCCAGCTCGCAGTGTATAGCCGTACATCCAAGTGACATGTGTGTTGGACTTGCGGCTTTGGATGCTGTGGTCGTAATTGCCGGTAAAAAAGGCGAACGCCGTTTACCATTTACCGAATTTCACCGCCTGCCTGGCGATCATCCCGAAATGGATAATCATTTGGCGCCGGGCGAACTGATAGTTGGCGTGGAAATACCTGATAATAATTTCGCCAAAAACAGCTATTACCTGAAAATACGCGACAGGCAATCATACGCGTTTGCCCTGGTATCTGTTGCCGCGGGCCTTGATATTGAAAATGGCGTTATCCGTAATGCGCGCCTGGCAATGGGAGGTGTAGCACACAAACCATGGCGCTTGTTTGATGCCGAAAAATCACTCACAGGTAAGCCCGTATCCGAAGAAAGCTTTCAGCAGGCTGCGCAATTAGCCATGCAAGGTGCTAAAGGTTATGGGCACAACGCGTTTAAATTAAAAATGGCCCCCGCGGGTATAACCGAAGCATTAAAACATGCGGCGGGATTAGTTTAA
- a CDS encoding (2Fe-2S)-binding protein yields MENGKNCNGPDEQPDVKDSSRRNFLKQSSLLTAVALTPGTAVKAATMHVDEKIATAFEKVPLKMEVNGKQQNLSVEPRATLLDILREQLDLTGTKKGCDYGQCGACTVHVNGQRINSCLTFGIMMNGKKITTIEGLAQGDQLHPMQEAFIKHDGFQCGYCTPGQIMSAVSCIREGHAGSEAEIREYMSGNICRCGAYPNIVNAIQEVKDGGQTV; encoded by the coding sequence ATGGAAAATGGAAAAAACTGTAACGGGCCCGACGAACAGCCTGATGTAAAAGACAGTTCACGAAGAAATTTCCTTAAACAATCATCGTTGCTGACGGCTGTGGCGCTTACTCCCGGAACGGCTGTAAAGGCGGCCACTATGCACGTTGATGAAAAAATAGCCACGGCTTTTGAAAAAGTGCCATTAAAAATGGAGGTGAACGGAAAGCAGCAAAACCTTTCTGTTGAGCCACGGGCAACCTTACTTGATATATTGCGCGAACAGCTTGACCTTACCGGCACAAAAAAAGGCTGCGACTATGGGCAGTGCGGTGCTTGCACCGTTCATGTTAATGGGCAACGGATAAATTCATGCCTGACATTTGGTATTATGATGAACGGGAAAAAGATAACCACCATTGAAGGCCTGGCCCAGGGCGACCAGCTACACCCCATGCAGGAGGCCTTTATAAAACACGATGGTTTTCAGTGTGGTTACTGTACGCCGGGTCAGATCATGTCGGCTGTATCTTGTATTCGCGAAGGGCATGCCGGGTCGGAAGCCGAAATAAGAGAGTATATGAGCGGTAATATTTGCCGCTGCGGGGCTTACCCCAATATAGTTAATGCCATACAGGAAGTGAAAGACGGAGGGCAAACCGTATGA
- a CDS encoding RNA recognition motif domain-containing protein, which yields MNIFVGSLPFQLEEADLKELFEAYGEVSTVKLIIDRESGRSKGFGFVEMPDDEAAQSAITGLNGSEVRGRSIAVSQAEEKKPNDRRGGGGYGGNRGGGGGYGGNRGGGGGYSKDNNRGGGGRW from the coding sequence ATGAACATATTCGTAGGAAGCCTTCCTTTTCAATTAGAGGAAGCCGATTTAAAAGAGCTTTTTGAAGCGTATGGTGAAGTAAGCACCGTAAAACTAATTATTGACAGAGAATCTGGAAGAAGTAAAGGTTTCGGATTCGTTGAAATGCCAGACGATGAAGCTGCTCAGTCGGCTATTACCGGCTTAAATGGTTCTGAAGTAAGGGGCCGTTCAATTGCGGTAAGCCAGGCGGAAGAGAAAAAACCTAACGATCGCCGTGGCGGCGGCGGTTATGGTGGCAACCGTGGCGGCGGTGGCGGCTATGGTGGTAACCGTGGTGGTGGCGGCGGCTACTCAAAAGATAACAACCGTGGCGGCGGCGGCCGTTGGTAA
- a CDS encoding 3-oxoacyl-ACP synthase, producing the protein MSDLKKELYNLCAEYVRKSMDAAELGIKEAQKASNEDTKSSAGDKYETGRAMMQQETNRNLAQLNEANKLLVALNRINTSFTSDKAETGSAIITNNGNFYLAISAGSLMVNGKNYFAVSPASPIGLKLTGKIAGDDFMLNGKHYIIESVS; encoded by the coding sequence ATGAGCGATCTGAAAAAAGAATTATACAATTTATGTGCAGAATATGTTCGTAAAAGTATGGATGCGGCAGAGTTAGGCATAAAAGAGGCGCAAAAAGCATCAAACGAAGACACCAAAAGCAGCGCCGGCGATAAATATGAAACCGGCCGGGCTATGATGCAACAGGAAACCAACCGAAACCTGGCCCAATTAAACGAAGCCAATAAACTTTTGGTTGCTCTTAACCGGATCAATACATCCTTTACCTCCGATAAAGCCGAAACAGGTAGTGCTATTATCACTAATAATGGCAACTTTTATCTGGCTATTAGCGCTGGCAGCCTGATGGTTAACGGTAAAAACTACTTTGCGGTGTCCCCGGCTTCACCCATTGGCTTAAAGTTAACCGGCAAGATTGCGGGCGATGATTTTATGCTTAATGGCAAACATTACATTATTGAATCGGTAAGCTGA
- a CDS encoding gluconate 2-dehydrogenase subunit 3 family protein codes for MNRRDSIKALGFGTLSAGLLLEACKTEDKKAAEEATPATGEVPPGRQPYEVERDKKLNADKFFTPAEMATITLLADIIIPKDEKSGSASDAKVPDFIEFIVKDMPEHQTPMRGGLRWLDLQCLNRFGKVFTESSKVQQIELIDMIAYPKKAKPEMAQGVAFFNRMRDLTASGFFTSEIGVKDVGYAGNAPNKWTGVPADVLKHYGMENV; via the coding sequence ATGAACAGACGTGATTCCATCAAAGCATTAGGCTTCGGCACACTTTCAGCAGGATTATTACTGGAGGCCTGTAAAACCGAAGATAAAAAAGCAGCTGAAGAAGCTACCCCGGCAACGGGTGAAGTTCCTCCCGGCAGGCAACCATACGAAGTTGAGCGCGATAAAAAACTAAATGCCGACAAGTTTTTTACTCCGGCAGAAATGGCTACCATTACCTTACTTGCCGATATTATTATCCCCAAAGATGAAAAATCAGGCAGTGCGTCAGACGCTAAGGTGCCCGATTTTATTGAGTTTATTGTAAAGGATATGCCTGAGCACCAGACACCTATGCGTGGCGGCTTGCGCTGGCTTGATTTGCAATGCTTAAACCGTTTCGGCAAAGTGTTTACCGAAAGCTCCAAAGTGCAGCAAATAGAACTGATTGATATGATAGCCTATCCTAAAAAGGCTAAACCTGAAATGGCACAGGGCGTTGCATTCTTTAACCGTATGCGCGATTTAACCGCCTCTGGGTTTTTTACCAGCGAAATAGGCGTTAAAGACGTGGGCTATGCTGGCAATGCCCCAAATAAGTGGACCGGCGTACCAGCCGATGTATTAAAGCATTATGGCATGGAAAATGTATAA